The DNA sequence TCAATGCTTATATTTTTTCTTCTTCTGTATCTGCTACAGGTTAGAGTGATCAGCTGAAAGGCTTAAGAGAATCTTTTATATCTTCTAAACCTCTCTCCTTAAGAATCATAGAAACAAGAGCCATGGAAACAGCTCCATACACTAGATCCTCTCTAGAGATCCTACCTCTAGTAGCAAGTCCTACCAAACCTATGCTAGATCCTATCTCTCTCAGTCCTGTGACACTCTCAATATACTTCTCAAGCTCGCCAGATCTAATTCCACCTTCATAGATCTCTCTAGAGATCTCGAAAGCCTGAGAAAAACCTAAGAATCTCATACCATCATTTCTCATAATACATGCTACATGAATATTAATGATGACATCTCTATCTAGCACGTGGAAACCTGCTTCAACACCCACATAGAAGTCTGCTCTAACTTTCTCCATAGATTTCAAAGCTCTGATGCACGAGAGTTTTATCAGAAGATCCAAGCCTACAGGCTGAGAAAGATCTGTTTCTACGGGAGTGCTCAGAATCTCTACATCGGATCCCATGAGATCTCTGAAAGCTCTCAGCACACCTGCTAGCTTAACCTTATTGCCACTACCTACTGCCACTCGGATCATGATACTCGCCAGGTATTCTAGCTCTCTCAAATCTCGCTCTATCTGATATAGGTAGTGTAGCGTCTATACCTAGTTTATCTCCTAAACCATCTCTCGAAGAAGGATCCAGACTACTAAGTCTCGTACTAGGGATCATGATCAGACCTTTCGAAGCTTGAAATCTTGTTGCAACAGCCCATTCCACAGCCTCCATATCATCAGGGTCTATATCTGAATCCACTGCTATAACCATCTTAGCTGAAGGATGTGCCGTG is a window from the Sulfolobales archaeon genome containing:
- a CDS encoding inosine/xanthosine triphosphatase codes for the protein MRELEYLASIMIRVAVGSGNKVKLAGVLRAFRDLMGSDVEILSTPVETDLSQPVGLDLLIKLSCIRALKSMEKVRADFYVGVEAGFHVLDRDVIINIHVACIMRNDGMRFLGFSQAFEISREIYEGGIRSGELEKYIESVTGLREIGSSIGLVGLATRGRISREDLVYGAVSMALVSMILKERGLEDIKDSLKPFS